The sequence TTCTTTTCCTCTATTACCTGTCATTAATCCTGCAACTACCATAGCTAATGGACCTGAAACATGGATGGAATGGCAAAGGCTGTAGCCTCCCATTACCATTGCTAATGAGATTAAAATTTCTGTTTGGAAATGATCAATGGATTTCATGAGTTTATAGCCTATGAAACCGATAATAAGTCCTATAATAACACCGCCAATGGCTTCATGAATAAAAAGCATTCCGATTTCAGTGGGGCCGAAGTTTTCCGGTCCTACGGTGGCGATCTTTAAAATGGTAACAAATATCACAACTCCGATACCGTCATTAAAAAGAGATTCTCCGACAATATTGGTTTCTATATTTTTGGATAGATTCGTTTTTTTCAGGATGCCCATTACAGCAATAGGATCTGTAGGAGAGATCAAGGCACCAAACAGCAGGCAGTATATAAGGGGGATATCCTGATGAAATACTGAAAGAAGATAAAACAAACTGTATCCCACTATCAGTGTAGAAATTAATGTCCCAATGGTGGCAAAACTAATGATGCTTTTTGCCGATTTTTTTAATTCCGGGATAGAAACATGCAGGGAACCTGCAAATAACAAAAAACTTAAAAGAATACCTAACAGAAATTCTGAAAAATCAATTAAAGCCAGTTTCTCACGGATCATTTCTGTAAAACCAGAAGAAAAATATCCGGTAACAATGACACCGGCTGCTGCTAATACACCCATCATCATCAGACTGATTCCGGAAGGAAGTTTTAAAAATTTTATATTGAGATAAGAAAAGAATGCTGCGAGTGTGATGAGAATAGAGAAGATTAAAAATAGCTCCATAAATGATTTTTTTGTGTTACAAAAGTACTGAAAACGAACTTAATTCTTTAAGCTCAATCGTTTTAATTAGTTTGTTTTTTACAAATAATTAGAATGTTTTTACAATATCAATTAACTTTTATTTTATAAATTTTTAACATAAATTAAAAAAAAATTAAAGCAAAATGACTTACATTTGCTGATATACTATTTCTAATCCCCTGAATTTTCAATATTACGGCTGAATGTTATTATTTAGAACGTTTTTTTGTTTTTATATTTTTACTCTGTTTTTCGTTTTCAGCTCAGATAGAGCTGGCAAGGCATCGGTAAATATTGTTGCTTTTAAGCATCCTGTACGTAGTGGCGCAAATCGCTCTATCAAGAAGTATAACAATGTAAAGGCTGTTGAAGTTGAGAATAAGAGTTTTTCTAAATATCTAAATTACTTTGATATTCCAGATAAATCGGAGAATTGTCCCGAGGTCCTTATTAAAGTTGTTCTGAAGGGTCTGCCTGTTTCTTCTGGAGACATATTTTGTGCCGTAAAATCCTATCTTCATTTACTCCAGCTGTTTTAAACTGATATTTCCAATTATTTTTTTCGTAAAGTTTCAGTTATAAAATTCTATAATGAATATAAAAAGTTTCATATTATGCGTAAGCGCATTATTATGCGCATTATCATGTGATAAAAACAATCCCAATAAAAATAAAAACACTAAGGAAGTTCCCGTTCTTGAGGTAAAACAAAAAGATACGTTGATCAACAGCCAGTTTGTTACCGATATACAGGCCAAAAGAAATGTTGAAATCCGCTCCAGAATTGACGGTATCATTCAACATATTTATGTCAATGAAGGGCAGTTTGTAAAAAAAGGGCAGTCGCTTTTCAAGATCAATGATGCTGAGTTACAAATGGATCTGTTAAAGGCTGAGGCCAGGTTTAAACAGACAAAAGCCGACCTTCGGATCGCTGAGGTTGAACTCAAGCAGATTGAGAGTTTATATGCTAAAAAGTTTGTTGCTGTTAACGAGTTTGAACTTGCTAAAGCCAGGTTGGCATCTGCGCGCGCAAAATGTTCTTTTGCCGAAGCTGAGAAAAAAGCGGTTGTCCAGCAGATTAATTTTACATTGATTACAGCGCCATTCGACGGTGTGATAGATGTCATTCCTCATAAAAGCGGAAGTCTGGTCAATAACGGAACACTGCTTACGACACTTTCGCAACTGGATGAGGTATATGCTTATTTCTCCATTCCTGAAAATAAATACTTTGAACTTTTGGCCAGTGATAAATTAGGAAAGCATCAGAAGATTGAGCTTACCCTTCCTAATGGAACAAACTATCAGTTTAATGGTACGTTAAAATCTGCTAAAAGCGAGATTGACCGTGCTACCGGATCTATCAGGTATAAGGTGCTTTTCCCAAACCCACAACATATCATCAAGCATGGGACTTCCGGTAAACTGACCATTTCCGATGTTCAGAATAATGCACTCCTCATTCCGCAAAAATCAACCTTTTCAATTCAGGATAAAACCTATATATTCCTGGTGGATAAGAATAATAAAGTAAAGATGACCAATATTAAAGTAGGTCCGGCCATAAAGAATTCTTATCTGGTTGAAAGCGGTATCAAAAAGGGAGATCTGATTATTTATGAAGGAGCGCAGTCTCTTAAAGATGGAGATGTCATCAAAATTAAAGACCGATTATAATTCTTAAATAGTTGATTATGGTAGAAATGTTTATAAAGCGAAAAGTACTTTCGCTGGTGATTTCCATTGTCTTTGTTTTGATAGGAATTATGGCGCTGACTAAGATGCCGATCACCCAGTTTCCTGACATCGTTCCCCCTTCAGTAACCGTTACAGCAAAATATACCGGGGCGAATGCAGAAGTTTCCGCAGATGCGGTTGCCTTACCCCTGGAGCGTGCAATTAATGGTGTGCCGGGGATGACCTATATGTCAACCGTTACTTCAAATGATGGACTGACCGTTATACAGGTCTTTTTTGAAGTGGGTACTGATCCGGATTTGGCTGCAGTGAATGTACAGAACCGGGTAACTACAATTCTTGACGAACTTCCTGAGGAAGTAATCCGGGCCGGAGTGACTACTGAAAAGGAGGTTAACAGTATGCTGATGTACCTCAATATTACCAGCACTGATCCCAGCCAGGATGAACAGTTTATTTACAATTTTACAGATATTAATATTCTCCAGGAACTCAAGCGCCTGGACGGAGTGGGGAGAGCAGAGATTATGGGGCAGAAGGAATATTCCATGAGGGTTTGGCTTGATCCCCAGAAAATGGCGGCGTATAATATTTCCACGGAAGAAGTAATCAGTTCCCTGCAGAAACAGAATATTTCCGCAGCTCCGGGTAAGGTAGGAGAATCTTCCGGTAAAAAGGCTGGGCAGATTCAGTATGTTGTAAAATACAGAGGAAAGTTTTTTGAGCCTCAACAATATGAAGAAATTCCTGTTAGGGCGGATGAAGAAGGAACAATACTAAAACTAAAAGATATCGCAAAAGTTGAATTTGGGGCAATGACTTATGGAATGGTTTCGAAAACCGATGGAAGGCCGTCAGCATCAATCATGATGAAACAAAGACCGGGATCCAATGCCTCTGAGGTTATCCAGAATGTAAAAAATAAAATGGCGGAGCTGAAAGAAGGCTCGTTCCCACCTGGGATGGATTATAACCTCGCGTATGATGTTTCAAGGTTTCTGGACGCTTCTATCCATGCTGTTTTAAAGACCCTTATCGAAGCCTTTATTCTGGTGGCTATAGTTGTTTTTCTTTTTCTTCAGGACTGGCGTTCTACGCTTATTCCGGTGCTTGCCATTCCGGTGGCTCTGGTGGGTACATTCGCATTCATGGATATGCTGGGGTTTTCACTTAACCTGTTAACCTTATTTGCGCTGGTTCTGTCCATCGGTATTGTTGTAGATAATGCCATTGTTGTTGTGGAGGCTGTTCATGTCAAAATGGAAGAAGGGCATATGCCTTTTGAGGCCACTATAATGGCTGCCAAAGAAATAGCGGGTGCAGTAGTAGCTATAACCTTGGTTATGTCAGCCGTTTTCATTCCTGTAGCATTCCTGGATGGTCCTGTAGGAGTATTTTACCGGCAGTTTTCGCTTACTTTGGCAATCAGTATCGTAATTTCCGGTATTAATGCGTTAACGCTTACTCCAGCTTTATGTGCACTCTTATTAAAACCTCATAACCATCATGGCAAGAAAGGTTTACTGGATCGTTTTTTCAGTGTATTTAATACTATTCTCGACAGAGTTACCAACGGTTATGTAAAAGTCCTGTCAAAATTTGCCACCCGGACAACAGTGACTTTCGGACTCCTGACTTTATTTATACTGCTAACGGGGCTGACGTCAAAATTTCTGGCATCGGGATTCATTCCTATGGAAGACCAGGGGATGGCCTACGTAAGTGTTACTACGCCCCAGGGAGCGACGGTAGAAAGAACTGAAAAGGTACTTGATGAAATCACCAAAATCGCTAAAAAGATGGATGGAGTAGAAAATGTAACGACTCTTGCAGGATATAATGTGGTCACTGAAATTGCAGGATCATCATATGGAATGGCGATGATCAATCTTAAGGACTGGAAAGAAAGAAATATATCTGTGGATGACTTTATTAAAGAATTAAATGAGAAAACGAATCGGATTTCCGATGCGCAAATTGAAGCTTTTGCGCCCCCAACGGTTCCGGGATTTGGGAATACCAGCGGCTTTGAACTTCGTCTCCTGGACAGAACCGGCGGAAGCATTGAAAATATGGATAAAGTAACCAAGGATTTTATTAAGAAGCTGAATGAAGCTTCTGAGCTTAAGAACAGCTTTACCAGCTTTGATGCTACTTTCCCACAGTATATGGTGAATATTGATTATGATATGGCGGCTAAAAAAGGAATTTCAGCAGATAATGCAATGTCCACTTTACAAACTTTACTGGGCTCCTATTACGCGACCAATTTCATCCGGTTCAGACAGATGTATAAAGTTATGGTTCAGGCAGGACCTGAATTCCGCGATACTCCGGAGAGTATATTGAACCTATATTTAAAAAATGACAAAGGTGAAATGGTGCCTTTTTCAACCTTTATAACGATGGAAAGAGTATATGGTCCCGAAGTACTGACGCGCTACAATATGTATATGTCTGCGATGATCAATGGAGAGGCTGCTGAGGGTTTCAGTTCAGGTGACGCTATTGCCGCAGTAGATAAAATAGCAAAAGAAACGCTTCCTAAAGGCTTCGATATTGAATGGTCGGGTATGACCCGTGAAGAAATCTTATCAGGAAATCAAACAGCTTATATTTTTCTGGTCTGCCTGATTTTTGTCTACCTTTTATTAGCGGCACAATATGAGAGTTTTCTGCTTCCT is a genomic window of Chryseobacterium nakagawai containing:
- a CDS encoding cation:proton antiporter translates to MELFLIFSILITLAAFFSYLNIKFLKLPSGISLMMMGVLAAAGVIVTGYFSSGFTEMIREKLALIDFSEFLLGILLSFLLFAGSLHVSIPELKKSAKSIISFATIGTLISTLIVGYSLFYLLSVFHQDIPLIYCLLFGALISPTDPIAVMGILKKTNLSKNIETNIVGESLFNDGIGVVIFVTILKIATVGPENFGPTEIGMLFIHEAIGGVIIGLIIGFIGYKLMKSIDHFQTEILISLAMVMGGYSLCHSIHVSGPLAMVVAGLMTGNRGKELAMSDITRDYLGKFWEVTDEVLNAILFMLIGLEIVIVSFDTSYLAIGIITALIILIARFVSLYVPAVVFRFKKVFGTKSLFIMTWGGLRGGISIALALSLPQNPYKDILVSITFVIVIFSILIQGITVEKVIKKLTS
- a CDS encoding efflux RND transporter periplasmic adaptor subunit, whose amino-acid sequence is MNIKSFILCVSALLCALSCDKNNPNKNKNTKEVPVLEVKQKDTLINSQFVTDIQAKRNVEIRSRIDGIIQHIYVNEGQFVKKGQSLFKINDAELQMDLLKAEARFKQTKADLRIAEVELKQIESLYAKKFVAVNEFELAKARLASARAKCSFAEAEKKAVVQQINFTLITAPFDGVIDVIPHKSGSLVNNGTLLTTLSQLDEVYAYFSIPENKYFELLASDKLGKHQKIELTLPNGTNYQFNGTLKSAKSEIDRATGSIRYKVLFPNPQHIIKHGTSGKLTISDVQNNALLIPQKSTFSIQDKTYIFLVDKNNKVKMTNIKVGPAIKNSYLVESGIKKGDLIIYEGAQSLKDGDVIKIKDRL
- a CDS encoding efflux RND transporter permease subunit — encoded protein: MVEMFIKRKVLSLVISIVFVLIGIMALTKMPITQFPDIVPPSVTVTAKYTGANAEVSADAVALPLERAINGVPGMTYMSTVTSNDGLTVIQVFFEVGTDPDLAAVNVQNRVTTILDELPEEVIRAGVTTEKEVNSMLMYLNITSTDPSQDEQFIYNFTDINILQELKRLDGVGRAEIMGQKEYSMRVWLDPQKMAAYNISTEEVISSLQKQNISAAPGKVGESSGKKAGQIQYVVKYRGKFFEPQQYEEIPVRADEEGTILKLKDIAKVEFGAMTYGMVSKTDGRPSASIMMKQRPGSNASEVIQNVKNKMAELKEGSFPPGMDYNLAYDVSRFLDASIHAVLKTLIEAFILVAIVVFLFLQDWRSTLIPVLAIPVALVGTFAFMDMLGFSLNLLTLFALVLSIGIVVDNAIVVVEAVHVKMEEGHMPFEATIMAAKEIAGAVVAITLVMSAVFIPVAFLDGPVGVFYRQFSLTLAISIVISGINALTLTPALCALLLKPHNHHGKKGLLDRFFSVFNTILDRVTNGYVKVLSKFATRTTVTFGLLTLFILLTGLTSKFLASGFIPMEDQGMAYVSVTTPQGATVERTEKVLDEITKIAKKMDGVENVTTLAGYNVVTEIAGSSYGMAMINLKDWKERNISVDDFIKELNEKTNRISDAQIEAFAPPTVPGFGNTSGFELRLLDRTGGSIENMDKVTKDFIKKLNEASELKNSFTSFDATFPQYMVNIDYDMAAKKGISADNAMSTLQTLLGSYYATNFIRFRQMYKVMVQAGPEFRDTPESILNLYLKNDKGEMVPFSTFITMERVYGPEVLTRYNMYMSAMINGEAAEGFSSGDAIAAVDKIAKETLPKGFDIEWSGMTREEILSGNQTAYIFLVCLIFVYLLLAAQYESFLLPMPVLLSLPTGIFGSYIALMVCGLDNNIYAQVALVMLIGLLAKNAILIVEFAIASYKEGNSIISAAIEGARQRLRPILMTSFAFIAGLIPLCVASGAGAVGNRSIGTAAAGGMLIGTVFGLIIIPGLYIFFATLENRKKA